The sequence CAAAGACAGCCATTTCCATTCGAGGAGTGGGACGCTTGCTGTGATTCTGCCGAAGTTCTATCATGGCAGAGGCTGACAAAAGGTTGATAACCTCATGATTTACAAGTAAAGGCTGCATGTAGGTTGCAAATTCTCCATCAGGAGAGCGGTAACTCGCATTATTTGTTGGCTTAAGTTCAGGGAGAACTGCAAAAGGAATGTATTGTAAGGCACCATCTCCAACTATTAATAAGCGTTTGTGACCAAGTTGTGCAGCAACCGGACCTAAAATCATTTCACTCAGTTCCTTCCCAACTTTTGCAGTGGTTCTCGGTTGAACCCTGCCAGTTGGTGTTGTCAGAAGCTCGTAAAATTGTTTAGTTTTGGCTTCAATAGTCGAGCGTTTTGGTAGCGAGTACGTTTCAATAGATTTTTTAGAGACCACCCAAAGGAAGCTTTTTTCTTCTCCTAAAAAGTACTCCAATAGTAAAGTCTTTTGATCTAGAAGTTGATTTTGAATTTCTGATAACTTTGCTGGTCGTATGCGTCCTACAGTTCTTTTATGTGAATTAGAGTCTTTTTCTCCTGAATGGCTATTACTTTTTTGATTTACTCGAATATCTCTACTACTTTGAAATGCCTGATTTGTTAAAGTGCGGGCACGCTCACTAGCTTGAAAAGCTTGAATTTTGTATTCTTTTGAGGTTGTTTTTTGATAGCGTTGCATCAAGAGGTTAATATAAAAATCAAAATACTTCTGTCTACATATAAAATAATTTGAGAGTGTACTGCAAGAATTTTCGGGTTCTAATTTATCAACATTTGTAGTAAAATTTAATGTCTTGCTTGAAGCTCCTAACCCTATTGCTAAACTACCTCGCTGTTTTATTCCATATTTGTACTTATAATCGACTGATGTGAATGCAGAGCCAGCAGCTAAATTGGTAATAGTAATAGATGGTTTTTCACTTTCTTTCACAGCCATTTCAATCTGAGACTGAGCCTCAGAAAAGTTGTTAAGTAACCATGAATTTTTAGCAATACCGTAATAGGCTTCTGCTTTTAATAATTCATTTTTGGGAAATTTAGTAGGTATTTCTATAGCCTGACGGTAGAAAGTAAGAGAATTCTTAGGTTCATTTAAAGCATCATAAGATTTACCAATAGCCAGAAGCATCTTAGTTTTAAAATCTGGAATTAAAAGTCGCAATATCGAGATAATATTCGATTCATCTTTATTTGAATCTATATTTAATGAATCTAGTGCTTTTAAAGTTTGTAGATAACAAATAAGAGCTTCATTATACTTGCCTAACCTGTAATAAGGAGACCCTTTCAAATAAATTATTACATCTTTTACCCACCCCCATTTTTCAATATTTTTTATATCCAGAGAGTCAAATAAATTTACAAGTTGATTTAAAGTTATTGCTAATTTTTCATCATCTGTTGATTGACTTAACCAAGTAATAACTAGTGGAGTTAATGGTTGAATATAAGGAGTGAGGCTCTTTAAGTATTTCTCATTGATGAATGTTTTTACTAATGCAATAATCTGTTGTACCTGCGACTCTAATTGTTTGTTATCTTTTTGATTGTTGAAGAACCACTCGATTATACTTATGATGGATTTAATATAGGGAGTAGCTTTGTCAGGCTCTTTGTTGTTAAATGATTCTTTCCAAATGTGTAGTAAATTAATAAATTTTTTTACTGTTTCTTCTGAGTTAATTTTTGCTTTTGCAGTATCTCCTAAATCAGAGTAGATGAAGTTATACGGTAACCTAATCATAATTTTTGGTAATTCCAATATTGTTTGATTTATCTCTTTGCTATACTTGTCAAAAAACTTCTTTTGTCCATCTTCAGTAAAATTAATCTCCAGTCTATTTTTGAAATTACTTAAGCTTTTCATTAATTCTGGGAACTCATCACTAAGTAAGTAATCAGCTTGCTGATAATCACCAACAGCAGCATAAGTTGTAGATGTATCTAAAATTATTCCTAGTCTTAGAAATTCATATGAGAAAGTAAATATTTCCTTTATATTAGCAATATCTTTTGCGCGGAACAGAGGATTGTTATCGGTAAAATCTCCAAATAAGTAATTATTATTAGGTTTTTCTTTCATTGAGCGATGTAAATGAAGTGCTTGTCTGTAATAATCCAATGCCTGTTCTGGTTCGTTTAATTTTCTATTAGCTTCTGCTAAATTAATTAGAGTAAGTAATTCTAGAAGTCGAACATTGTATTTTTTGAAAATGATTAATGCTTGGGAATAAGCATCTTCTCCTTTCTGTATAGATAGCTGATCTTTTTGTTCTTTATATAAATTAGCAAGATTCACAAGTGTTCCAGCTTCTTCTAACTTAGATTTGGAAAGTTGCGTTAATTTCAACACTGTTTCAAATTGATGAATGGCATCAAATATATTCTCTTGTTCTTCAGCATCAAATGCTAATTTAGCTGCTCGTTGTAATTCTGTATATTCATTGATGATATTAATTACTACCTCTACCTTTCTTGGATATTTTCCAGCATTCAAGCTAATATTTAAATCTTCTGATAAATTAGAATCAAAAATTCGTTTCAAGCTTTCTAAGACTTGAGGCTTGTTAAAGACATTTCCAGGCTTTAATGTGAACTGATTTAATATCTGAGGAACTGGCGTAATTCCCTTTGTAGGAAAGGTTTTTGCATTCTCTTCTTCGCTGTCTTTTTTCAAAAAGTTAACCTGAATGCGCTCGATAATTCCCTCTGCTATATCTAAAGTAACCGTTCCGTTCTCTTGAACGGTAGGACTTCCAATAAAGTTTGCCAGAACATAACCATTATCTTGGTAAATTTGCGTTAAATTCTTAATTCCTTCTTGCAGTTTTTTTAAGTTTAGCCTTTGACCATAATCCTTAGAGAAAACATTATCTATAGCTTGTTGTAAGGAGATTTTCTTATCTTTAAATTGGAGAGTTTTGATGATGTTACCCTTAAGCTCAATCTGACGCAGAATAGGATTGGGAATAACTTCAAATGTTACTTGCACTCCTAGAGGGGTATCTTTTGGAATTACCTGAACATTAGAGAAATAACCAGTTGCAAAAATAGCGTTAATATCTTCTTGTAACTGCGATCGCGTTGTCAGAAGCCCAGGTTTAGTGCGAATGACTCGATAAGCTTCATCAATTAAACTATCTTCCAAGTACCCTTTTTTGCTATTGACAACCACCTCGGCAATTAAAACTTGAGTCTCTGCTTCTGTGGCTTTTTTGGGTTTTGATTTAGATGGTTTCTTAACTTGAGACTGATTAAGTGGTTTGGCCTCTGACTGATTGAATGTCTCGGATGAGTGGTGCTTATGTACGTTATTTTCAATGATTAATTTTTGTAAATAACCTGCAATAATTGAGTCTTGCTTTGTGGCAATTATCTGGTTTACGTTTTGATAAAAAATACCTTCTTTAGCAATAGCTTGAGTGAAGGGTTCAATTATAAATAAAGTAATCATTAAAAAAACAAGGCTATAGCAAACAAGCTTAAAGCCCCAAGATTTCCGAGATAACCGCACCCAATTACCACGTCTTCTCACTTTTGTTTTCCCATCGCTTCATCATAAAGTATCTCATTAATCTGTAATAAGAATGAGAAATAAGAAATCTTTTTATACAATATTATTGCGAAGTTGCTCAATGCGATCGCCAACATCAGAAATGTTAACAGCGGTGCGCTTCCGGGAATCACTCATTTCTTTGTTATCAAGAGATACGAGGATAGTGACCTGTTGATGTTGTCATGGAGCTAAATGATCGCCTTGTTCGTCCTGCTGCTTTTCAAGCAAGTTGAGATATTCATGTAATAAAACCAATGCTTTTTGAGAAAGAGACAATGCCTTCCAAGCAGAATCCGTGCGGAGTTGTTCTATTTGATTGCTGATGGATGATAAATCAACTGTAACTTTGCTGGTATCTCCTTCCTTTTCTCTGACTCCTTCCATGACAAGGAAAGCAGCTAGGTTTGATTCTCCCCTTCCTTCTTTATCTGCCCATTGCTCAAGGAAGGTATAAGTTTTTGTCGGGATGGAAATAGTAATACGTTTGTGAGATGGGGGCATTTTTCATAACAAGAAGTGATAGGAAGCTATTGTTGTCAATTCTATCTTTTTTCGTGCTTTACAGGCAAAAATCACTTAATGCGCTATTTGCACAAATTGTGCTATTGCTGAATAATGTGAGATGACAGACTAAAACAACCCACGCCACATAACAAGCTAGTGAGGAAAGACCACATCAGGCGTGGATGACAGTATTGTTGCGATCAAGAATTTCCAAACAATCAGGAGGTACAACCATGCTCTTAATGCAGCCAAAGAAAGCTGCGATCGCTTCACCCAGCTCAATCATCCCCACCGGAGTTGATACAGGCGCTGGCTTACTCAAACTCGCCATCGGCAACGGCAGCGACCAACACCGCGTTCGCACCCCCGCCAAAATCGTCGAAATCCAGGGCGAACTCCACGACGAACTCACCTCCCCCGAAGGCGGACATTTCATCTACGACGACGGCGATCGCCCCGATTTAAAAGGGCGGGAATT is a genomic window of Calothrix sp. 336/3 containing:
- a CDS encoding CHAT domain-containing protein, giving the protein MRRRGNWVRLSRKSWGFKLVCYSLVFLMITLFIIEPFTQAIAKEGIFYQNVNQIIATKQDSIIAGYLQKLIIENNVHKHHSSETFNQSEAKPLNQSQVKKPSKSKPKKATEAETQVLIAEVVVNSKKGYLEDSLIDEAYRVIRTKPGLLTTRSQLQEDINAIFATGYFSNVQVIPKDTPLGVQVTFEVIPNPILRQIELKGNIIKTLQFKDKKISLQQAIDNVFSKDYGQRLNLKKLQEGIKNLTQIYQDNGYVLANFIGSPTVQENGTVTLDIAEGIIERIQVNFLKKDSEEENAKTFPTKGITPVPQILNQFTLKPGNVFNKPQVLESLKRIFDSNLSEDLNISLNAGKYPRKVEVVINIINEYTELQRAAKLAFDAEEQENIFDAIHQFETVLKLTQLSKSKLEEAGTLVNLANLYKEQKDQLSIQKGEDAYSQALIIFKKYNVRLLELLTLINLAEANRKLNEPEQALDYYRQALHLHRSMKEKPNNNYLFGDFTDNNPLFRAKDIANIKEIFTFSYEFLRLGIILDTSTTYAAVGDYQQADYLLSDEFPELMKSLSNFKNRLEINFTEDGQKKFFDKYSKEINQTILELPKIMIRLPYNFIYSDLGDTAKAKINSEETVKKFINLLHIWKESFNNKEPDKATPYIKSIISIIEWFFNNQKDNKQLESQVQQIIALVKTFINEKYLKSLTPYIQPLTPLVITWLSQSTDDEKLAITLNQLVNLFDSLDIKNIEKWGWVKDVIIYLKGSPYYRLGKYNEALICYLQTLKALDSLNIDSNKDESNIISILRLLIPDFKTKMLLAIGKSYDALNEPKNSLTFYRQAIEIPTKFPKNELLKAEAYYGIAKNSWLLNNFSEAQSQIEMAVKESEKPSITITNLAAGSAFTSVDYKYKYGIKQRGSLAIGLGASSKTLNFTTNVDKLEPENSCSTLSNYFICRQKYFDFYINLLMQRYQKTTSKEYKIQAFQASERARTLTNQAFQSSRDIRVNQKSNSHSGEKDSNSHKRTVGRIRPAKLSEIQNQLLDQKTLLLEYFLGEEKSFLWVVSKKSIETYSLPKRSTIEAKTKQFYELLTTPTGRVQPRTTAKVGKELSEMILGPVAAQLGHKRLLIVGDGALQYIPFAVLPELKPTNNASYRSPDGEFATYMQPLLVNHEVINLLSASAMIELRQNHSKRPTPRMEMAVFADPVLDREDERIKKTSSSKNTTAASDNTISDLEGIYPSLPGTKQEAEQILKFVPPNKQTQFLGFDASYQAALDSKLNQYRIIHFATHGFFNIKSPERSGIVLSAIGKTGELQRGSIIPSSTFNMDMSAADLVVLSGCRTGLKREIIREGLTGLTGGLMSAGAERLVVSLWSVNDEATAKLMTLFYQNMFEKKLSPTQSLRSAQLSLWQDSRWQTPYNWAAFTAYGEWR